CCTCCAAGCAAATCTTGATTGACCGGGATTTTTTTTGGTACCAATGGCCGAGTTGAGCGATAGCCGTAGTCTTGGATGGCTTCAAAAAAATCAATGATTTCCTGATTGCAAGATAAAAGCAAAAATGAAAAAAGGAAAAAGGGCAAGAAACGGCTGAGCTTGTTCATAAAGGCGTGGAATATCACAAATTTAGAAATTACCACTAATTCTGCTGTAGAAAAGGAATCAAATGCTACTTTTGCAAAAAAACAATAACTATGAGCATTGCAGACTTATTTGAATCAGGAGAGCGCAAGGCAGATCGCTGCCATTTCAGAAATATGGTGATGATTGCCAAAGCAGATGGAGAAATCAGCGAAGCAGAACAAAATCTGCTACACAAAATTGGAAAAAAACTCAGCCTGACAGATGAGCAACAAAAAGAATTGGTGCGTGATGCAAAATCATTTCATGTATCAACGCCTTATAATCGCGAGGAAAGATTTGAACAAATCATTAATCTGGTCATGATGGTTCAAGCTGACGGTAAAATTGCTGATGCGGAAATAAACACCCTTGAGCGTGTAGCCGTTGGTATTGGTTTCCGAAATTTAGACGAAGTAGATGTTGAAAGCATTCTTGCCCTCATCAACCGCGGTGAAGGTGTTGAAGGCATCATGGACGAATTACTCTACTAAAATTTATCTCTCAATTATTTATAAATCGTCAGCAGCATTTGCCTCCCGGGGTGCAGCACGCTTCAGGTTTTTGGGCAAATACCGTTATGCTGAAAATAATTTCAGGATGCGCTAAATAATGCTTAACCTCATCTTCACTTAAATAATTT
This genomic stretch from Crocinitomicaceae bacterium harbors:
- a CDS encoding TerB family tellurite resistance protein yields the protein MSIADLFESGERKADRCHFRNMVMIAKADGEISEAEQNLLHKIGKKLSLTDEQQKELVRDAKSFHVSTPYNREERFEQIINLVMMVQADGKIADAEINTLERVAVGIGFRNLDEVDVESILALINRGEGVEGIMDELLY